One stretch of Schizosaccharomyces pombe strain 972h- genome assembly, chromosome: III DNA includes these proteins:
- the drs1 gene encoding aspartate--tRNA (Asp) ligase Drs1: protein MSEMEKQVENLSLEAKNEKPKEVILGEDGKPLSKKALKKLEKEREKEQKRKEREAREAEEKKKREANEIDYSAGKYGDLPLNRSTARPGRTYTQISDISAKNDGQTVLLRARVYTSRLQGNKMCFFSLRQKYDTIQALAVVNKDTISKQMVKWCGSISLESIVLVEGIVKKSPEIIKSATVQDAEIHISSIYVISPIKKNLPFLVEDAGRSEEQIRESEENAAEGDSKFVRVNLDTRLDNRVLDLRTPTNQAIFDIQAGICQAFREFLLSNSFNEIHTPKMSGASSEGGSNVFKIQYFKTDGFLSQSPQLYKQMLIAADRERVFEIGPVFRAEDSNTYRHMTEFTGLDLEMAFNEHYHEVMEFIEKLFLYIFKTIREKYAKQVAVVRQQYPSEDFILPDADRIRFHFKDAVKLLKEAGYRKQLVPGQKVPEDEEFHYCEDPEFDDFSTPEERALGQIVREKYHTDFYVIDKYPSSVRPFYTMPDPEDPRYSNSYDFFMKGQEIMSGAQRIHDPELLVERMKALGVSPDVGLQQYIDAFAIGCPPHAGGGIGLERVVMFYLNLPNIRLASSFPRDPKRLLP, encoded by the exons ATGTCTGAGATGGAAAAACAGGTAGAAAATCTTTCTTTAGAGGCTAAGAACGAAAAGCCAAAAGAGGTTATTCTTGG TGAGGATGGAAAACCTCTTTCCAAAAAGGCTTTGAagaaacttgaaaaagaacGTGAGAAGGaacaaaagagaaaagaaagagaggCTCGTGAGGCCGaggagaagaagaagcGTGAAGCCAACGAAATTGACTACTCTGCTGGAAAATACGGTGATTTACCTTTAAACAGATCTACTGCTAGGCCTGGTCGTACATATACTCAAATTTCCGACATTTCTGCTAAAAACGATGGGCAAACTGTTTTGCTCAGAGCTAGAGTTTACACTTCTCGTTTACAGGGTAACAAGATGtgcttcttttctttgagACAGAAATACGACACTATTCAAGCCTTGGCTGTCGTCAACAAGGATACTATTAGCAAGCAAATGGTGAAGTGGTGTGGCAGTATCAGTTTGGAATCGATCGTTCTTGTCGAAGGTATCGTCAAGAAGAGTCCCGAAATCATCAAGAGTGCTACTGTTCAGGATGCTGAAATTCACATTAGCTCTATCTATGTCATTTCTCCCATTAAAAAGAACCTTCCTTTTCTTGTTGAAGATGCTGGCCGTTCTGAAGAGCAAATCAGAGAATCTGAAGAAAATGCTGCTGAGGGAGATTCCAAATTTGTTCGTGTCAATCTTGATACACGTTTGGACAATCGTGTACTTGATCTTCGTACTCCTACCAACCAAGCCATTTTTGACATTCAAGCCGGTATTTGCCAAGCTTTCCGtgaatttttgttatctAATAGCTTTAACGAGATTCATACGCCCAAGATGAGTGGAGCTTCTAGTGAAGGTGGctcaaatgtttttaaaattcaataCTTTAAAACAGATGGATTTTTGTCCCAATCCCCCCAGCTTTACAAGCAAATGCTTATTGCTGCTGATCGTGAGCgtgtttttgaaattggaCCTGTGTTTCGTGCCGAAGACTCCAACACTTACCGTCATATGACCGAATTTACTGGTCTTGATTTGGAGATGGCTTTCAACGAGCACTATCATGAAGTCATGGAATTCATAGAGAAGTTATTTTTGtacattttcaaaactaTCCGTGAGAAATATGCCAAACAGGTTGCTGTCGTTCGTCAGCAATATCCCTCCGAAGACTTCATTTTGCCTGACGCTGATCGCATTCGCTTCCATTTCAAGGACGCTGTTAAGCTTTTGAAGGAAGCTGGCTATCGTAAACAATTAGTTCCAGGACAAAAGGTTCCTGAAGACGAAGAATTTCATTACTGCGAGGATCCCGAATTTGATGATTTTAGCACACCGGAGGAACGTGCTTTGGGTCAAATAGTTCGTGAGAAGTATCATACCGACTTCTACGTTATTGATAAATACCCCAGTAGCGTCCGTCCTTTCTACACTATGCCTGATCCTGAAGATCCTAGATATTCTAACAGTTACGATTTCTTCATGAAGGGTCAAGAAATCATGTCCGGTGCTCAACGTATTCATGATCCCGAGTTGTTAGTTGAACGCATGAAAGCTCTCGGTGTATCACCCGATGTTGGCCTTCAACAATACATTGATGCATTCGCTATTGGATGTCCTCCTCATGCTGGTGGTGGCATTGGTTTGGAACGTGTAGTTATGTTTTATCTCAATCTCCCGAATATTCGTCTTGCCAGCTCATTCCCTCGTGATCCAAAGCGTTTGCTTCCTTag
- the dfr1 gene encoding dihydrofolate reductase/ lysophospholipase fusion protein Dfr1, with the protein MSKPLKVLCLHGWIQSGPVFSKKMGSVQKYLSKYAELHFPTGPVVADEEADPNDEEEKKRLAALGGEQNGGKFGWFEVEDFKNTYGSWDESLECINQYMQEKGPFDGLIGFSQGAGIGAMLAQMLQPGQPPNPYVQHPPFKFVVFVGGFRAEKPEFDHFYNPKLTTPSLHIAGTSDTLVPLARSKQLVERCENAHVLLHPGQHIVPQQAVYKTGIRDFMFSAPTKEPTKHPRDLTMIVAVSSPNLGIGKKNSMPWHIKQEMAYFANVTSSTESSGQLEEGKSKIMNVVIMGRSCYDSLPKKNRPLKDRINIVITRNSNYNFGLTKKEKMPENLYAADCIDSALDLVAEKYGADSDIQVGKVFIIGGSFLYGSALYHPLTKNLLFTRIHKEYPCDSFFPFEPAESSDWVRKAHPELEKFVGIPVEEGRLKAASSNKEEVEIEFELYGKNDDVNVALEKLSIC; encoded by the exons ATGTCTAAGCCTTTAAAAGTGCTGTGTCTTCATG GATGGATTCAATCTGGTCCcgtattttcaaaaaaaatgggatCCGTCCAGAAATACCTGTCTAAGTATGCCGAATTGCATTTTCCAACAGGTCCTGTGGTCGCTGACGAAGAAGCAGACCCcaatgatgaagaagagaagaaaCGCCTTGCTGCGCTTGGTGGTGAACAAAACGGTGGTAAATTTGGGTGGTTTGAAGTGGaggattttaaaaatacataCGGAAGTTGGGATGAAAGTCTTGAATGTATAAATCAATACATGCAAGAAAAAGGTCCCTTTGATGGACTTATCGGATTTTCTCAAGGTGCAGGAATAGGTGCTATGCTGGCTCAAATGCTTCAGCCTGGTCAACCTCCCAACCCTTATGTCCAACATCCtccttttaaatttgttgtttttgttgGCGGTTTCCGTGCTGAAAAGCCTGAATTCGATCATTTTTATAACCCCAAGCTTACCACTCCTTCGTTACATATTGCTGGTACTTCTGATACCCTGGTCCCACTTGCTCGCTCCAAACAGTTGGTTGAACGTTGCGAAAATGCACACGTTTTGTTGCATCCGGGACAACATATTGTTCCTCAACAAGCAGTGTATAAGACTGGCATCCGTGATTTCATGTTTTCCGCCCCTACCAAGGAACCCACTAAGCACCCTCGTGATCTTACAATGATTGTCGCGGTTTCTTCGCCAAACCTCGGTATCGGAAAGAAGAACTCCATGCCTTGGCATATTAAACAAGAAATGGCTTACTTTGCCAATGTTACATCTTCTACCGAAAGTAGCGGCCAACTGGAAGAAGGAAAATCCAAGATTATGAACGTTGTAATCATGGGTCGTAGTTGCTACGACAGTTTGCCCAAGAAGAACCGTCCTTTGAAGGATCGTATCAACATTGTTATTACACGCAATTCTAACTACAACTTTGGTTTgaccaaaaaagaaaagatgcCCGAGAATCTGTATGCGGCTGATTGTATTGACTCAGCATTGGACCTCGTGGCTGAGAAGTATGGAGCTGATAGCGACATCCAAGTTGGAAAAGTGTTTATCATTGGTGGCTCTTTCCTTTATGGAAGTGCTCTTTACCATCCTTTGACCAAAAACCTTCTTTTCACTCGTATCCACAAAGAATATCCTTGTGATTCTTTCTTTCCCTTTGAACCAGCTGAATCATCTGACTGGGTTAGAAAGGCTCATCCTGAATTGGAAAAGTTTGTTGGTATTCCGGTAGAGGAAGGTCGTCTGAAGGCAGCTTCCTCAAACAAAGAAGAGGTTGAAATAGAATTCGAGCTTTATGGAAAGAACGATGATGTTAATGTAGCTTTAGAAAAGCTTAGTATTTGTTAG
- the uro1 gene encoding uricase, whose translation MSETTYVKQCAYGKTLVRFMKKDICPKTKTHTVYEMDVQSLLTGELEESYTKADNSIVVPTDTQKNTIYVFAKNNDVSVPEVFAAKLAKHFVDKYKHIHGAALDITITPWTRMEVQGKPHSHSFIRNPGETRKTHVVFSEGKGFDVVSSLKDVLVLKSTGSGFTNFHKCEFTTLPEVTDRIFSTSIDCNYTFKHFDTFEELAGFDFNSIYEKVKEITLETFALDDSESVQATMYKMADTIINTYPAINEVYYALPNKHYFEINLAPFNIDNLGSNCSLYQPQAYPSGYITCTVARK comes from the coding sequence ATGTCTGAAACCACCTATGTTAAGCAATGCGCCTATGGCAAGACCTTGGTTCGCTTCATGAAGAAGGATATCTGCCCCAAGACCAAGACTCACACTGTCTACGAAATGGATGTTCAAAGTCTCTTGACCGGTGAATTAGAAGAATCTTACACCAAGGCCGATAACTCCATCGTCGTTCCCACCGACACCCAAAAGAATACCATCTATGTGTTTGCCAAGAACAACGATGTCAGTGTTCCCGAGGTTTTCGCCGCTAAACTTGCCAAGCACTTTGTCGATAAATACAAGCACATCCATGGAGCTGCCCTCGATATCACCATCACTCCCTGGACTCGCATGGAGGTTCAAGGAAAGCCCCACAGCCATTCCTTCATTCGCAACCCCGGTGAGACACGCAAGACCCATGTTGTCTTTTCTGAAGGCAAGGGATTCGATGTCGTTAGCTCTTTGAAGGATGTCTTGGTTCTCAAGAGTACTGGCAGTGGTTTCACCAACTTCCACAAGTGTGAATTTACCACTTTACCCGAGGTCACCGATCGTATCTTTTCCACTTCCATCGACTGCAACTATACTTTCAAGCACTTTGATACTTTCGAAGAGCTTGCCGGCTTTGACTTTAACAGCATCTACGAAAAGGTCAAGGAAATCACCCTTGAGACTTTTGCTTTGGATGACAGTGAAAGTGTTCAAGCTACCATGTATAAGATGGCCGACACAATCATCAACACTTATCCCGCCATCAACGAAGTTTACTACGCTCTTCCCAACAAGCATTACTTCGAGATCAACCTTGCTCCTTTCAACATCGACAACCTTGGCTCTAACTGCTCCTTGTACCAACCACAAGCCTATCCATCTGGTTACATTACTTGTACTGTTGCCAGAAAGTAA
- the eaf1 gene encoding RNA polymerase II transcription elongation factor Eaf1 — MNSLQKGSYKVIPGSSFSKNSNGLLSIKYNFIPESVDPSRRGVLEKAQEAYRLRLPSTFDDDRPHIFEGSCQRARNVDCVLIFNAKTKTFTLEHIDEIARLNALRNPKVSKTVPSNAITQSDNSQISESKSTSQSAVTTNSTRRKEKELEASKDGKIKPSSSNTRYPAISSKGPITTDTNDEPDMEVMELDDFAKELELGFDQEFNSIDDPSTVSQTASKPISLRGLSSQERDYASSAQAEGISSASEDED, encoded by the exons ATGAATTCATTACAGAAGGGATCATACAAAGTTATTCCCGGGTCCAGCTTCTCAAAGAATTCAAATGGACTTTTATCTATTAAAT aCAATTTTATACCAGAAAGTGTGGACCCTTCTCGTCGAGGTGTTTTAGAAAAGGCTCAGGAAGCCTATCGTCTACGTCTTCCTTCAACTTTT GATGATGACAGGCCTCATATATTTGAAGGCTCATGCCAACGAGCCAGGAATGTGGACTGTGTACTAATTTTTAACGCTAAAACAAAG ACATTCACACTGGAGCATATTGATGAGATTGCTCGATTAAATGCTTTACGCAATCCAAAAGTCTCTAAAACTGTACCTTCTAATGCCATCACTCAATCTGATAATTCCCAAATCTCTGAATCCAAATCGACCTCTCAAAGTGCGGTCACGACTAATTCCACGAGAcgtaaagaaaaggaattgGAAGCTTCAAAGGatggaaaaataaaacctTCATCGAGCAATACTCGATATCCTGCCATATCTAGCAAGGGACCAATCACCACCGATACCAACGATGAGCCTGACATGGAGGTCATGGAGTTGGATGACTTTGCCAAAGAGTTAGAGCTAGGATTTGATCAGGAATTTAATTCCATAGACGACCCCTCTACAGTATCCCAAACGGCCAGCAAACCAATCTCTTTGAGGGGTCTATCTTCGCAAGAGAGGGATTATGCTTCTTCTGCTCAGGCAGAGGGTATCAGCAGCGCTTCCGAGGATGAGGATTAA
- the ptc2 gene encoding serine/threonine protein phosphatase PP2C catalytic subunit Ptc2, producing MGQTLSEPVLDKHSSSGGDRWLHFGVSHMQGWRISMEDAHCALLNFTDSNSSNPPTSFFGVFDGHGGDRVAKYCRQHLPDIIKSQPSFWKGNYDEALKSGFLAADNALMQDRDMQEDPSGCTATTALIVDHQVIYCANAGDSRTVLGRKGTAEPLSFDHKPNNDVEKARITAAGGFIDFGRVNGSLALSRAIGDFEYKKDSSLPPEKQIVTAFPDVVIHNIDPDDEFLILACDGIWDCKSSQQVVEFVRRGIVARQSLEVICENLMDRCIASNSESCGIGCDNMTICIVAFLHGRGLEDWYNWITQRVNSGEGPCAPPSYAELRGPNTIADARNLQLEYDHIASHEYGSGDTYDSDSDDETIAYDRYYLH from the coding sequence ATGGGCCAAACACTCTCAGAACCCGTACTCGACAAACATTCGAGTTCTGGCGGGGATCGATGGCTTCATTTTGGCGTTTCACACATGCAAGGATGGCGTATTTCGATGGAAGACGCGCATTGTGCGTTGCTAAACTTTACGGATTCCAATTCTTCTAATCCTCCGACAAGCTTCTTTGGGGTCTTTGATGGGCACGGAGGCGACAGAGTCGCCAAGTACTGCAGGCAGCACTTACCAGATATCATTAAAAGTCAGCCGTCTTTTTGGAAGGGTAACTATGATGAAGCTTTGAAATCTGGTTTTTTGGCTGCAGACAATGCGTTAATGCAAGATCGGGACATGCAGGAAGATCCTTCGGGATGCACAGCTACCACTGCCTTGATTGTCGACCATCAAGTAATATATTGTGCAAATGCTGGGGACTCGCGAACGGTCTTAGGTAGAAAGGGAACTGCGGAACCACTTTCTTTTGATCACAAACCAAACAACGACGTGGAAAAAGCTCGAATCACGGCTGCAGGGGGATTCATCGACTTTGGTCGAGTGAATGGTAGTTTGGCTCTTTCTCGTGCCATTGGAGACTTTGAGTACAAGAAAGACAGTTCCTTACCTCCAGAAAAACAGATCGTTACAGCTTTTCCTGATGTCGTTATTCATAACATAGATCCAgatgatgaatttttaattctgGCCTGTGATGGAATTTGGGATTGCAAGAGCTCTCAACAAGTCGTGGAGTTTGTAAGAAGAGGCATTGTTGCGCGGCAGTCTTTGGAAGTAATTTGTGAAAATCTTATGGACCGTTGTATTGCTAGTAACAGCGAGTCCTGCGGTATCGGATGTGACAACATGACTATTTGCATTGTTGCCTTTTTGCATGGTCGTGGTCTTGAGGATTGGTATAATTGGATTACACAGCGCGTCAACTCGGGAGAAGGTCCTTGCGCACCTCCATCTTATGCTGAGTTGCGAGGACCTAACACTATAGCGGATGCAAGAAATCTGCAGTTGGAATATGATCATATAGCTAGCCATGAGTATGGAAGCGGTGATACATACGATAGCGATTCAGATGATGAAACCATTGCCTACGATCGCTATTACCTTCATTAA
- the meu10 gene encoding GPI-anchored protein Meu10 yields the protein MRLSSRFYLFTSFTAWSVVIAGATPAVCGAPEYIIETQNDLDVLSNCQVVNGSIIMNTSSATSLNFNRIETITGDLIIRNNNYLASVALTSISSVGGELRFEKLTRLASVYAPQLANVGQLTMRILPNLQGIRFDKGIKKAHKLTIEDTQLSTLAGISLNTTDTMVIVNNNYLREVDMPYLESVESKFYVSYNAREISVTLPRLKTVGDMTIQRVAHLQLSNLEEVKGFLGFLNSTLQDISCPNITRIGQSLFFIGNQELTSLNFKQLESIGGTFMIANSAALAQIKGYDKLKTVAGSIDFTGNFSSVELPKLRDVKGGLNIQTTSSDFTCPFRQSDGIIKGKSFVCRGSVDNPRQSKESSFDDDDFDELLGNGTIKGSKNSTSPVKQSGAAKVDSRPFRLVTFFLVLVSGFAHLL from the coding sequence ATGCGCTTGTCTTCACgcttttatttgtttaccaGTTTCACTGCGTGGAGCGTAGTGATCGCTGGTGCAACCCCAGCGGTTTGTGGTGCCCCCGAGTACATTATTGAGACACAGAATGACTTGGACGTTTTAAGCAACTGTCAGGTTGTGAATGGCTCTATCATCATGAACACTAGCTCAGCTACTTCTTTGAATTTCAATAGAATAGAGACCATTACCGGTGATCTCATCATTCGTAATAACAACTACCTTGCATCGGTAGCCCTGACATCCATTTCCAGTGTGGGTGGAGAATTACGGTTTGAAAAACTCACACGACTCGCTAGTGTTTACGCACCTCAACTGGCAAATGTTGGCCAATTAACGATGCGTATCTTGCCAAATCTTCAAGGGATTCGATTCGATAAGGGGATCAAAAAGGCCCATAAGCTCACCATCGAGGATACCCAACTCTCCACACTTGCAGGtatttctttgaatacTACGGATACGATGGTAATTGTTAACAACAATTATTTGCGAGAAGTTGATATGCCCTATTTGGAAAGTGTGGAGTCGAAGTTTTACGTCTCTTACAATGCCAGGGAGATCAGTGTTACCCTTCCTAGACTTAAAACCGTGGGTGACATGACGATTCAACGCGTAGCTCACTTACAACTTTCGAATTTAGAAGAGGTCAAAGGATTTTTAGGCTTCCTCAACAGCACGTTGCAGGATATATCATGCCCAAACATTACACGAATTGGACAgtctcttttctttatagGCAATCAGGAATTGACTTCGCTAAATTTCAAGCAACTTGAGAGCATTGGAGGTACTTTTATGATTGCCAACAGTGCAGCATTGGCACAAATCAAAGGATATGATAAATTGAAGACCGTAGCAGGATCCATCGACTTTACCGGTAACTTTAGCAGCGTTGAACTTCCCAAGTTACGAGATGTTAAAGGAGGTTTGAACATACAAACTACATCGAGCGACTTTACTTGTCCCTTCCGCCAGAGCGACGGGATCATCAAGGGCAAATCGTTTGTTTGCCGAGGATCGGTTGACAATCCCAGACAAAGCAAGGAGTCTTCTTTCGATGATGACGATTTTGATGAACTGTTAGGAAATGGAACAATTAAAGGCTCTAAGAACAGTACATCACCGGTCAAACAAAGTGGTGCCGCTAAGGTAGATAGCCGACCTTTCCGTCTTGTTACCTTTTTCCTTGTCTTAGTAAGTGGCTTTGCGCACTTGCTTTAA